The Sphingobacterium bambusae genome includes a window with the following:
- a CDS encoding efflux RND transporter periplasmic adaptor subunit, translating into MGIFKWKAAGAVILILALTGCRTEEKKENVQQSIKVATETITISDEPGVLQYSGTLEPDNKVTIGFAVPGVINNVGIQEGEFVRKGQLLASIDATEYIHAHEIAQATLEQAEDMFTRLNGLYSKGSLPEKDYIDIKTKLAQAKANKAINAKHIKDSKLLSPMDGIVTQKMVEQGSTAAPGMPAFNIVKTDYLYAKVTVPESEVGIIKKGMDATVYIPTLEASFNGKVSIIIPQADPVSKTYDVKIRLINSGQLLPGMLTQTSVQTGKSDQVIHIPASAIIKGEDNVSYVFLVTDKNKALRKRVELGSITGKNSVIIKQGLQQGDRLVVNGQAKLKDGSSVSF; encoded by the coding sequence ATGGGAATATTCAAATGGAAAGCTGCAGGGGCAGTAATCTTAATACTTGCACTTACTGGATGCAGAACAGAGGAGAAAAAGGAAAATGTTCAGCAATCGATAAAAGTTGCCACAGAAACAATAACAATTTCAGATGAACCTGGCGTATTGCAATATTCAGGTACATTAGAGCCTGATAACAAAGTGACGATTGGGTTTGCAGTGCCCGGAGTTATTAATAACGTTGGTATACAAGAGGGAGAATTCGTAAGGAAAGGGCAGTTATTAGCAAGTATTGATGCTACCGAGTATATCCATGCTCATGAGATAGCCCAAGCTACATTAGAACAGGCAGAGGATATGTTTACCAGATTAAATGGTCTTTATTCCAAGGGAAGTCTTCCTGAAAAAGATTATATCGATATAAAAACTAAGCTGGCACAGGCAAAAGCAAATAAAGCCATCAACGCCAAGCATATCAAAGACAGTAAATTACTGTCACCCATGGACGGAATTGTTACACAGAAAATGGTCGAGCAAGGCAGTACTGCCGCTCCGGGTATGCCTGCGTTTAATATCGTTAAAACGGACTATCTGTATGCCAAAGTTACTGTACCTGAAAGTGAAGTAGGAATTATCAAGAAAGGAATGGATGCGACTGTTTATATACCAACATTAGAAGCTTCTTTTAATGGAAAAGTGTCTATTATTATTCCGCAAGCAGACCCTGTTTCTAAAACATATGATGTCAAAATCAGGCTTATTAATTCAGGACAACTCTTGCCTGGTATGTTAACCCAAACCTCCGTGCAAACAGGTAAATCAGATCAGGTCATACATATTCCTGCAAGTGCCATTATCAAAGGAGAAGATAATGTATCATATGTTTTTTTAGTAACGGATAAAAATAAGGCCTTACGCAAGCGAGTGGAATTAGGCTCAATTACAGGAAAAAACAGTGTGATAATAAAACAGGGGCTACAGCAGGGGGACCGATTGGTCGTTAATGGTCAAGCCAAATTAAAAGACGGAAGTTCTGTAAGCTTCTAA